From Pleurocapsa sp. PCC 7319:
CCCAACTCCATCGCTCATTTAAAGACTTAAAATTTGCCCGAGAAGGAAATTTTATTAGCTTCCACTTGGAAAATAACATTTTCTATTGGCAAAAGGGAAAGTTCATTTCTGGTTTAGGCAGAAATTCTCAGTCTCATGCGATTTTTAACCACAACATTTACTGGAAAGTCGATCAACCTAATTTTTTGCTCGGTGGTTTAGCTTGGAAACGATGGCAACAAAGCGATCGCCATTCTGTAATTACCGATCCATTATTTATTGCTCCTCAAGAAGATAACTTTCAACTGCGACCCAATTCTCCTGCTTGGCAATTGGGCATTAGTAAAATAGGACGCGATTAATATTAAATTCAAGCTAAATTGTTAGCTATCTTCTAAGTTTGGGGAACTCTATAAGCGATTGCGAAGCGTACCCGGCGGGTAATCGCCTCTGGCGGTGAGCTTGGCTCAATCGCTTTTAGTTGTTTTGGCAGGTAGAAATATTTCATATGCAACCCGAACTTAAACCCCCACCCCAAAAGTATTCAACATTAGTAGTTCTCGGTGGAATCGTAACCGCAACGTTAGCGATCGCTAGTTTGACGTGGCTAGCCAATCATTTATCTAAAGACAATGTTGAGGAAATATCTGAATCCAGTCCAACTAAATCTGTCGTGGAAAAATCACCAACATTAGAAGCTTTATACGCTCTACAGGATAGCCAATCGTTAAAATTACCAGGAACTAAAGTCACAGCTAAAGAGTTAAAAGCGACCAAAGTTCCCTACATTCCAGCTAAAGCAACTAAGTTGACTGCAACAGAAATGGAGGTAGCCCAAACAGCCTGGAAATACTTTGAAACTAACTGGAATAAAACTAGTGGTTTAGTAAATTCTGCCGATCAGTTTCCGTCCGTAACTTTATGGGATCAAAGTGCAGCGATCGCTGGTTTAATAGCCGCCAAGGAATTAGACATAATTGACATTCAAGAATTTGAAACTAAGATGAGTCGGCTCTTAAAGACTCTAGCAAAACTTGATTTGTATAACGATGAATTACCCAATAAAGTCTACAATGCCAAAACTTTAATTCCTGTTGACTATGGTGGTATCGAACAAAAGGCAGAAATAGGCTGGTCGGCGATTGATCTAGGGCGAATGGCTATTTGGCTAAAAATTATTGGTGCTAAATACCCGAAGTTCAAAACTCAAGCCGATGCCGTCTGGGAAGCTTGGGATGTGGAGAGGCTCACTAAAGACGGCAATATGTATGGTACCAGCATTAGTAATGGTGAAGAACAATATAACCAAGAAGGGCGTTTAGGTTACGAAAATTATGCTGCCTTTGGCTTAAAACTTTGGGGTTTAGATGTAGAAAAAGCTTTAGATTATGAAGATAAAACAGCCTTTGTCAATCTCTATGATGTTGGTATTCCCTATGATTTAAGAGATGCTCAAAATTCTGGAGCAAATAACTATGTCCTAAGCGAACCCTATTTTCTAGATGGGATGGAAACTGGTTTTCAAGCCTTACCCAAAGCCTATAGCGATCGCATTTTACAAGCACAAGAAGCCCGTTATCAGAAGACCAAGCAATTAACAGCAATTACAGAAGACAATCTCGACCGAGATCCCCGTTTTGTTTACAACACCTTATTTGTGAATGGCAAACCTTGGTCGACGATTACGGATACTGGAGAAAACTACAATCATTTACGCTTTTTAAGTGCTAAAGCGGCGATCGGTTGGCACGTTCTTTACGATACTGCCTATACCAATCAGCTATTTGATTTTGTAGTGGAAAACCTAGAATCAAAAACCGGTTGGTATAACGGCTACTACGAAACTCTAAAAGAACCAAATGAAGCTTTGACTGCTAATAATAACGGCATTATTTTGGAGTCTCTACTTTATAAACAAGTGGGTAAGCCTTTATTAGTATGGGCAGGAGTTTCTAAAAAATAAAGGATGAGGGATGAAGGATGAAAAGAAAAAGGGGTTTCAAATTAATTGCCTCATCTGTAATAGTAACGTTAGTATCTCAGTCTTTGATTGGGATTTCTCAACCTAAATTAGTTTTGGCACAAGAAAGTGGGAATAGCTGCGCTAATATTGTTAGTCCTCTGACTCCTGAAGAAGAGACTTATGCCCGCAGTGCTTGGCAATATTTTCTCAATAACTATCAAGAAAGTACAGGTTTCACCAACTCTTTTGGAGGCTATCCCTCCGGTACTCTCTGGGATATGGGAAATTACCTGATGGCATTGAATGCGGCTCGCTGGCTTAATCTGATTGACCAGACAGATTTCGATCTTCGTTTGAATAAGTTTTTAGCTAGTCTCAGTGGACTGCGCTTATTTGAAGACAGCTTACCTAATAAAGTGTACAACACCGCAACAGGAGAAATGGTGGACTATGGTAATAACCCTGTAGAGAGAGGTATAGGCTGGTCTGCTTTGGATATTGGCAGAATTTTAGCTGCTTTTCACGTACTAAGAACTTGTAATCCTCAATATAGTGAATGGTTACAGTCAATTGTTGATCGCTGGGCGGTAGAGCGATCAATTCAAGATGGTTATATGTTTGGGGCAACAGTACTCGAAGATGGTCAAACTTTGCTAGTTCAGGAAGGACGTTTGGGCTATGAGGAATATGCAGCCAGAGGTTATGAATTATGGGGCTTTGCTGTACCAAAGGCATTATCCTATGAACCTTTTAAAATGGTAGAAATCTATGGCGTACAGCTACCAGTAGATACCCGCAGATTTCAAGAAACTAACGCCAATAATTATGTTGTCAGTGAGTCATATATTCTGGATGGGATTGAATTCGGCTTTTTAGGTCAGCAACAGGAATATGCTGAAAGAGTATTCGAGGTACAGCGCAGAAGATATCTTGCCACAGGACAGTTAACGGCAGTGACTGAAGATAATATTGATGGTGCGCCTTACTTTCTTTACAACACAATCTTTTCCAATGGCAACGCTTGGGCGACAATTACAGAAACCAATGAGCTTTATCCAGAAAAAAGAAGTATTAGCACTAAAGCTGCTTTAGGTTGGCGTTATATCTTTCCTGAGAGTGAATATGCCCAACAACTATTTCAGGTAGCCACAGGCTTGATGAGTCCTGATGGAGGAGGTTTTTATGCTGGTTTATATGAAGAGACTAATCAACCTAATAAAGCTCTAACGGGGAACACCAACGGTTTAATTATGGAAATCCTCTACTACAAAGCAAGAGGAAATCAGCCTTTAATTGGAGGAGATTTAGTCAATGCCTCTACGGGAGAACCTGAAAAATATGAAGTAGTTGAGGGTTTTCCTCCACCTCCTGGAGTAGATAATTCAGCTTTGGATCACAATCAAACAGATCGGGATGAAGGAGAGATCGGGAAACAGGAAGATAGTGAGAGCGAGAAACAAGGAGAAGAAGAGACAAATACTACTGTTGAAAAAAAACCTCAACCAACTAACTTTATTACTATTGCACCAATTCCTTCTGTCGGAGAAATTCGCTCTTCTAGCTGTTCAGATTTAACCCGCCAGCTAACTATTCCTGAAAAACGCTATGCCAAAGTAGCCTGGAAATATTTTGAAGCAAATTACCAGCCAGAAACAGGTCTAGTGAGCGATCGCAGTGATATGAAAGGAACAACCCTCTGGGGTATTGGCGATTATCTTGCTGCTCTTCAGTCGGCGACTGCTTTAGAATTAATTACCCTCAATAAGTTTGACTTGCGTGTCCGTCAACTATTGGCAACTCTGCAAAGACTGCCTCTTTTTTCTGGGGAATTACCTCATCGTGGTTATGATATTCGTTCCTTAGAACCTGTAGACTACGGCAATAACCCAACTCCAGAAGGAACGGGATGGTCTGGCTTAGATGTGGGCAGAATCTTACTGGCATTACATAACTTGAAAAGCTGCTATCCTCAATATACTGAAGCGATAGATAACATACTTTTAGAATGGTCTTATCTTAGAGTAGTTAGAAATGGCAGATTAAATAGTGCGGTAGTCGAGCCAGATAATTATAATCGCCGTTTAGCTAGGGTACATTCGGTTAATCAATTGGGTTATGAAGAATATGCTGCCCGTGGTTTTCAGCTATGGGGGTTTAATGCTGCTCTGTCAGCAGTAGGCGGAGAATACCAAACTGAATCTGTAGATGGCTTCAAAATTCTCTCTCAACGAGAACGTCCAGGAAAACAGCCCGAACATAATTATATAGTTGCCGATCCTTTTATTCGTTATGGTTTGGAACTGGGCTTCGATCCGCAAATGCGATCGCTGGTTTACCCGATGCTGCAAGCGGAAGCTAGACGTTATCGAAACCAGGGCTTATTTTCTGCTGCCAATACAGTTTTAATTCAACAAGAACCCTATATTATTCACAGCACAATTATGGGGAATAAGAAACCTTGGTCAACTTGGTCGGCAGATAGCAAGACAGAAGATAAACATCGTATTACCAGTGTGGCAGCAGCTTTTGCCTACAGGGCATTATTTCCTGAAGATGAATATACTCAGAAATTACAACAAGCGATAGTAGATTTATATAATCCTTCTTTAGGTTACTATGAAGGGTTTTATGAGACAAATGGTAAGCCAGCACTGGGTTTTACCAGTAGTACTAATGCGATTGTTCTGCAATCTTTACAATATCAGTCACGCAATGGACAACCTTTATTACTAGATAACCTAGACCTCAACTCTCCTTGGTGGAAAGCGATCGCTGAAGGGACTTCTGGAAATGGTTTACCTCTAGATGCCAAGCCCCAAATTTATCTAGCTAAAGATGAATCAGGTATCCATTGGGATAACTTAAATCCAGTTGATTTTTCTGATACGAAAACCAACAACTATCTTTCCTCAAACAAGAAGGCAATGGATACTCCCTTGCGCCGAGCAGTTAATCAAGACGAGACTCAACAATTGTCGCTCAAAACTTCCCCCCCAAATAATCAACCCATAAGTTTCCCTACTAGAAACTGTTCAGCTCATCCTAATCAGGAATTTGATTTATCAGCAGCAAAGCAGGCTTGGCAATATTTTGAACAGAATTGGCAGAAAAAAACGGGCTTCGTTAACGCTGTGGAAAATTATCCTTGGACAACTTTATGGGATCAGGGGAGTGCCATTTTAGGTATTCATAGCGCAAGACAGTTAGAAATTATTGACCCAGGAGAATTTGAGGGCAAAATAAGTAAACTTCTATCTACTTTAGAAACTTTACCTTTACCAGCAACAGGTTTACCCAACAAAGCCTATAGTACTACTACGGGTGAAATGCGTCAGTTAGATAATACTCCTGACTCTGAGGGTAAAAGCGGTTGGTCTGCATTAGATACGGCTAGGTTTCTAATCGCACTGCATACTTTAAAAATTCATTACCCAGAATATTCA
This genomic window contains:
- a CDS encoding DUF3131 domain-containing protein, with amino-acid sequence MQPELKPPPQKYSTLVVLGGIVTATLAIASLTWLANHLSKDNVEEISESSPTKSVVEKSPTLEALYALQDSQSLKLPGTKVTAKELKATKVPYIPAKATKLTATEMEVAQTAWKYFETNWNKTSGLVNSADQFPSVTLWDQSAAIAGLIAAKELDIIDIQEFETKMSRLLKTLAKLDLYNDELPNKVYNAKTLIPVDYGGIEQKAEIGWSAIDLGRMAIWLKIIGAKYPKFKTQADAVWEAWDVERLTKDGNMYGTSISNGEEQYNQEGRLGYENYAAFGLKLWGLDVEKALDYEDKTAFVNLYDVGIPYDLRDAQNSGANNYVLSEPYFLDGMETGFQALPKAYSDRILQAQEARYQKTKQLTAITEDNLDRDPRFVYNTLFVNGKPWSTITDTGENYNHLRFLSAKAAIGWHVLYDTAYTNQLFDFVVENLESKTGWYNGYYETLKEPNEALTANNNGIILESLLYKQVGKPLLVWAGVSKK
- a CDS encoding DUF3131 domain-containing protein, which encodes MKRKRGFKLIASSVIVTLVSQSLIGISQPKLVLAQESGNSCANIVSPLTPEEETYARSAWQYFLNNYQESTGFTNSFGGYPSGTLWDMGNYLMALNAARWLNLIDQTDFDLRLNKFLASLSGLRLFEDSLPNKVYNTATGEMVDYGNNPVERGIGWSALDIGRILAAFHVLRTCNPQYSEWLQSIVDRWAVERSIQDGYMFGATVLEDGQTLLVQEGRLGYEEYAARGYELWGFAVPKALSYEPFKMVEIYGVQLPVDTRRFQETNANNYVVSESYILDGIEFGFLGQQQEYAERVFEVQRRRYLATGQLTAVTEDNIDGAPYFLYNTIFSNGNAWATITETNELYPEKRSISTKAALGWRYIFPESEYAQQLFQVATGLMSPDGGGFYAGLYEETNQPNKALTGNTNGLIMEILYYKARGNQPLIGGDLVNASTGEPEKYEVVEGFPPPPGVDNSALDHNQTDRDEGEIGKQEDSESEKQGEEETNTTVEKKPQPTNFITIAPIPSVGEIRSSSCSDLTRQLTIPEKRYAKVAWKYFEANYQPETGLVSDRSDMKGTTLWGIGDYLAALQSATALELITLNKFDLRVRQLLATLQRLPLFSGELPHRGYDIRSLEPVDYGNNPTPEGTGWSGLDVGRILLALHNLKSCYPQYTEAIDNILLEWSYLRVVRNGRLNSAVVEPDNYNRRLARVHSVNQLGYEEYAARGFQLWGFNAALSAVGGEYQTESVDGFKILSQRERPGKQPEHNYIVADPFIRYGLELGFDPQMRSLVYPMLQAEARRYRNQGLFSAANTVLIQQEPYIIHSTIMGNKKPWSTWSADSKTEDKHRITSVAAAFAYRALFPEDEYTQKLQQAIVDLYNPSLGYYEGFYETNGKPALGFTSSTNAIVLQSLQYQSRNGQPLLLDNLDLNSPWWKAIAEGTSGNGLPLDAKPQIYLAKDESGIHWDNLNPVDFSDTKTNNYLSSNKKAMDTPLRRAVNQDETQQLSLKTSPPNNQPISFPTRNCSAHPNQEFDLSAAKQAWQYFEQNWQKKTGFVNAVENYPWTTLWDQGSAILGIHSARQLEIIDPGEFEGKISKLLSTLETLPLPATGLPNKAYSTTTGEMRQLDNTPDSEGKSGWSALDTARFLIALHTLKIHYPEYSAKIDKIVSRWDLSKLEQDGWLYGGIPTQQGTIKYFQEGRLGYEQYAAHGLKLWGIEAINALHNPPTKNIEVEGITLKADRRNYANSNAGNYLTNDPYLLWGLEMGWSSDNKSQVKNLLQAQEKRYQSTGILTAVNEDSLDRFPHFLYYSVYANGDRWNAVNNEGDSFPELKFLSTKAAFAAHSLFPNNHYTKSLKQAVEKTGVNNRGYPAGIFENKTLGVNKVFNVNTNAVILEGILYQTRKCPLTSK